GCCGATTCCCAATAATATTTGTAAATTAGCCGCATCATAAACATTCTGCTTCCATCTTCTAAGAAGGATGGTATCAATATGCTGTGAGAGATATGAATATTGTTCCGGTTACATTGCCCTGAAGAGCTGACATTGTTATCTCAGTGATTAGGAAAAGACAGAGATTCCTGAATTTTTGAAAGCAGAAAGTTTAGGTCAGGCTTGGATGGCCTGATGGCCTCCTACAGCACCCTGCTGGCAAAAACAGGGCGTGGGGAGCTGCACACAACTGTTTTCAGCTTCAACAGCTTCCTGCAGTGtcctgccggccaaaatggggcatgagggTTCCCGCGTGTGGCCctggtgccccgttttggctggcagagtgctgcaggaggccatccaggatgAAAACGTGGCGCGGAGAGAGGGATGCATGCGGCCCCCACGTGTCCCATTTTTGTTAGCAGAGGCACGACTTGCTGgccttttgctatttccaggtcaGCCCCACAGATCAGATCTAAACAAGAAAGAGGCTATGGACGATCACAGACAAATTTGGACAGATGGATCCCTTGCTTTGCATAGAATACGTTAGAAAATTGGGACTAGCTTCCGGTAATCCTGCCCCTCACTCCATGCTACAATGCCCCTTCaggatctttcttttgttttctactTCCAGGTGACCTTCCCAGTTCGGATCTTCCACCTGCTTGGCGTTGAAACCCTGATTGTCACCAATGCAGCTGGGGGGCTCAATCCTGCCTTCAAAGTTGGGGACATCATGGTGATCCAGGACCACATCAACATGCCTGGGTTTTCTGGGCAGAACCCTTTGATGGGACCGAACGATGAGAGGTAATGTGGGCTTCTCAGTTCTCTTGCATTCTCTTCCTTGCCTGCTCACTGGACTGCGACGAGAGAGAAAACATTTTCTTGACGGCTCTTAAGAGACTGCTTCCAAAGCAGTTTTGAAATttgaactacagatagtccttgacttactgtatttttgggagtataagacggaccttcccccccccccaaaaagggtgaaaatctgggtgcgtcttatactccgaatgtagccccgcccagcttctaaaACAGAGGTTTCCGGcggtgaaaaaagcatcagaaaagaagcttcagaaaagaactccccaaacagagcttcagaaaagaagcccccaaacagagcttcaggaaaaaagcctccaaacacagcttcagagggtttttttctgaagctatttcgtaagctttcagaggcagaaataaaagaaataaaaatggagtttcagaagtttcagagacagaaaaaaaaagcaataataataataataataataataatcaaggcacagagctcacaaccaaggaacctgttgctaaaattcacctctgggaacagctgattgggggtattccgggaggccgatccatctgccaatcagcttttttcttattttcctccccaaaaactaaggtgcatcttatactccaaaaaatacggtacatccacagttgggaccagaatttctctcTCTGTAGTGGAACGTAGCCTGGAAtcccaggaggggaggggcagcttCCAAGCAGGCAATGAGACAGTGGAGGTTGAAATGTCTAATAGAGGGTTAAGGGCGCTCCCTACCAGTTCACAGAATATATCTATAAAGATAATCCTCGATTTTCAACCATTCACtgaccagtcaaagttacaatagcattgaaaaagtgactcacgaacgtttttcacacttacacaaACATTgtggcattcccatggtcacgtggccatCGTGAACACATGGTTTTGGTCGtcgaaatttggatgcttggcaactgccgtatatttataatggttgtagtgccccgaggtcatgtgatcactttttgtgaccctttgacaagcaaagtcagtgggaactccagttagcaataacacttatatactgcttcaaaagtgcttcacagcactctctaagcggtttacagagtcagcatattgtctgcaacaatctgggttctcattttatccacctgggaaggctggaaggctgagtcaacctcaagccggtcaggatcgaactcttggtaatgagcagagttagcctgcagtatactacattctaaccaccatggctcagattcacttaattgttTTACTTattgaacaactgcagcaattcatttGACTGTTGAGAAAGGTTTTAAAACGGGGCAACAGTCACTtaattgttttgcttagcaatgaaaatttcgaTCATACATGGAGAACTACCTGCAGTTAGGCAGGTAGTTGCTTtattctggcaagattctgtctgtaggcaaacaacaataaagaaacaactCTGAAGTAACTCTATATGTTtttggtgttttgtttgtttgttgggcctgacatcaatcttgccagactaaagcaactatAGTATCTGCATAGATGTAGATATacagtactttttggagtataagacgcatctccCCCCCgcacccaaaaaaaaaatgggtgaaaattgtggtgcatCTTATATAACAAGTGTTGCCGAAGCGCTGCCCACCTGCTAGGCCCTACCCTTCAGCCCCTGAgtgttgcatttttggcctccacatgccccattttagactcattccaggctgtggggattacCACAACACATCACCGCCGATCGCTGTCTCCGTGCgttgcattttcagcctctgtgcctcgcgttttcagcctccacatgacccatttttggcctccttgtGTCGCATTTTTGGCCGgttccaggcggcggggatcGGTGGCGGTGAACTGCTAGGGAAGGTCAGTCTTGGCCTtcttcctgcctaccagacattccAAGTTCTTTTATCACTTTGCCTTCTGAGAAGCATCACTTTCCTCCTGGGATTCCAGACTACGTTCCACGGCAGTCACCAAGCGATGCAGAAATTATGTGACTCATGTccaattttgctatatttttacTTAAGGGAATAACACGTTGTTAAGGGATCCAGCTTTTTCCTGGAAGCATcatctttgcttgttggaagcaaaGCAGATGTTGAACAGGCGGCCCTCGGACActgcaattgttgtaaatacatgccagttgccgaggattcatgttttgatcacatgaccgtgggggcaTTGCGACATTTCTAAGTGGAAAGAGCTGGTCATaattccccttttttcagtgttgtcataacttcaaacagttgttaaatgaatcatctaCCTGCAGAGTCAGCTTACAGCATGGGTTTGAAACTCGcaacgtcatgtgacgtatcacgaagggtttttccccccccttcacggagctggggtgggcgtgcccTGTGCTATGACACATGTCTgcccacgggccgccagtttgacaccactggcTTACAGCATTAGGGCcatgtattgttgtgacccaggcccaagtaggtagtaataaacttagtccgtggaaaaacaaactttattcgaacagctgggaattacttcattcccagcatcgttcaactcaaagtaaagcaaatgcctcccaacacaaattcttcagttatctcacaaaccttagtccaattaggcaaactgccaaaggcccttcctggcaaatgtccagaagccacaaacacaaagacatacacgaagcagaggacacagctacaatgttgttttccggcaaaactggtctgtttttaagccttatgggaggggccaatcatctcttggccctactcctgagctgTCCTCCCTCCTTGAGCTGCTCttcccttttggcagctcttctcatgcgtgcattaggaacaggctcctcctgttcctctgcctcattactatcagtctctggagactcttgagtccgcacctcattccccgatggccctggccccacctcagcctcatcgctgtccaactccattgccagctccataggctgctgacggaccactaTATATATTCAGTTCAGTGTCCATGACTGTCTTCCCAGCCTTTATGAACGTTTCTGATTTAAAAAGAACGACAGGCTATTTTTCAGATGCGAAGAAAGGAAACACAATCCCATTGAGTCCTCTTTGCGTTGATTTCCCGCAGGTTCGGCGTCCGCTTTCCAGCCATGTCGGATGCCTACAATGAAGACTTGAGAAAACTGGCTATCACGGTGGCTTCTGAAATTGGCTGTTCTGGCTGCATGAAAGAGGGGGTGTATTGTGCCTTGGGAGGCCCCAACTATGAGACCATCGCTGAATGCCGCTTCCTGCAGAGACTGGGTGTCGATGCTGTTGGTCAGTCAAGGGCGGAGATAAGGGGAAATGTTCTTCCTGGGGCATAGATAAAACCAAGTCTTCCTctcctgattatttattttaggcaaaactacaggtagtcctcaccttaagaccacaattaaccccaaaatttatgttgctaagtgaaacagtttttaagtgggttttgccccccaTTTTACCACTGTCCTTCCCACTACTGTTAAGtgcatcattgcagttgttaaattgttaaTATGGTTGTTCAGcatatctggcttctccattgattgtgcttgtcagaaggttgcaaaaactgATCCATATGACTTCCCACCctgggggcactgcaaccgtcataaatattaagttgccaagcatcagaattttgatcatgtgaccatggggatgctgcagtggtcataagtgtgaaaaaatgatcataagttacttttttcagtgctattgtaacttcgaatggtaactataaatgaatggttataaattgagaactatctgtaagaaaataataaagataggatctaaataaaataaaggaatagaatagaatagaatagaatagaatagaatagaatagaatagaatagaatagaatagaatagaatagaataacagagttggaagggaccttggaggacttctagtctaactccctgctgaggcaggaaaccctatatcattttagacaaatggttatccaattcctcctttaaaaacttccagtgttggagcattcacaacatctaGAGGcacattgttccactgattaattgttctaactatccgGAAAtctgtccttagttctaggttgctttcccCCTTGATTAATTTTTTCCCATGGAgagtattctcctcctcctcctccagttttGTGGAGTGTTAAGAGAGCTGTGTCCCCACTCTTCCCGATCCTCCTGAACCGGTTCCTCTAatactttccctctttccttccccctttcagGCATGAGCACAGTCCCTGAGGTCATTGTGGCCCGTCACTGCGGCCTCCGAGTTTTTGGCTTCTCCCTCATCACCAACAAAGCCATTCTGGACTATGACACCAAAGAGAAGGCCAACCACGAGGAAGTCTTGGAAGCCAGCCGCCAGAGTGCCCGCACCCTTGAGAAGCTGGTCTCCATGATGGTGCAGCGCATCGAACCCAACAACAATCTAGCCTAGGGCCCATCCAGCTCATGATTGTCCGCGTGACTTTTGGGCAAGGAGAGAATATGCTTCTTATTAAATCCTGCTGCTAAGATTCCTACTCTCGGATGGTGCAGACATTGTGGTCTGGGAACTTTGCCGAGAGTGGAATTAACATCTTTTTAATCCTGCCTACTTGTCTGCCTCTGACCAAGAAGCCCATTTTTGTCTGTCTGATTTTGTCTTTCGGTGTGTTGCCTGTGCATGTGGGTAGCTCATGTCCCTTTTATCTCATATGTTCTCTGTAAAACTCCTTCAGAATCCCCGGTGGAGCAGACCACGTAGTCACCTCATGTGGGCCTGTTTTACTTTAAAATGGGGGATGTGTGAGGAACCTAGAAGTCCTTTTCTCGTTTCAAAATGGCCGTTCTCTCATCAGGAACCTAGCAAGAACTGGTTGCTTGTTTTTTTAAGGTTCCATTTTGTTTATGATTACAGGTTTGGGTTCAGTTTTCTGAACCGTTGTTGACCACCAAATTCAATCTGTTAGATGTTTGAGTCTTCTCCTGTGCTTGGGCATTTTGAACAGAAAGTCTTAACCTATATGCAATAACTTGTCTGGCCTCTCATGTTTCCAATACTTGAAATGTTATTCACGGCTTCTCCTTGCAAGTTTCCTTTGGTCCTTGAGGTTTTCTGTTGAAGCTGCATTTTAATGTCTTATTAATTAACTTATTTCCAACCACGCTTGTGCTCCAAAGAAGCTACTGAATGGCTCAGAACTTGAATCCATCATCTTCAGGCAATAAGCCGGCGAGATCCCATATTCACAAAATGTAGATGACGATGATAAGTGAATGTCAGGATCTATGTCAAATTTAACCCATCTGAATGCACCTCCATAGCAACTAGAATAAAAGACCCTCCTGCATGTAAAAATGCACCCAGGTcccaattgtcccaaaggtgctttttcaagaggcaactggacttaatcAAAgaccagtttcctcttgaaaaaagcatttttggggctcttGTAAGCCGAAATCTGTAAGAAATAGCCTACTCAGTTGTGTCTCGTTATCTTTTATGATCATAGTCCTATGTTCTTGCTTAAGGGAAAATTGGTATCCTTGTGTGTTTTTCTGTCTTTGTTTTCCTTAGCTTCCAGATCTACCAGGTTCCCAATCAGTCAATGGGTGGGAGATTAAAAACAGATTTCTGGTTTAACAAGTAATGTGATTGGACCATTGAACCTGCTAGTCCACAGGGAAACTTGCACAGTTTTTGCAAGTAGCCGATAGTCTTGAGAATCCCAAATTCATTATGTGATCCAGAGCATCAGGTGAAAACTTCATCCACATTCAGCTCAATCCAGAGATTCATTTGCACCTAGCTACTTTCAGGTGCAGGTAGGGGAGCCCATCTCCCATCCTCTGTCATAGCTGGGAAAAGGGAATTCTCTAATTAGTTACTGCTGTTAATCATATCTTCTTAGCCTAATAATTCTGTCTGTTTGCAGGGGAAACAATAGAAGGCAAATTATGGCGCATAGTGATGATGTCAACGCCCACATGTCTTTTTGACATCATTGTGGCTTGTTTCAAATACTGGTGCTGCTCATGGGTCTTGTTTGGAGTTCCCAGTGAGTCACCTTATGCATCCTCGTGTGAAGGAATAAGTCTACAGGTGTGCTGGAAATGTCTTTCCTCTTCTAATGTGGTCCTAGGATTCAGCAGCTTTTTCTGATTTAAGGATAAGTTGTTTCTGTTGCAGTGCCTGCTACATTCTGGGATGAATACATTCATTAGGGACAGAGATGTTGGAGAGGAGATCTACTGATGTGAAAGTTTGTGGCTCAGATTTTTGCCAAGACAGATGTGTACACTGTAGGGAACCAAACAATTGTGAAATCATTCTGGTGTATTCTCATATTTTCCATAATGTGCAAAACTTACCAGGTGGAATTTTTGCAAGAGAGAAGTCAATTGCAGCTTTAGCTCTTGCATATGCAATTTCCCTTTGAGGCACAGTTGCAAAGTCCAGCTGAAAAGCTTGGCTTAAAGGCGACCTTCCAGGCACCGAAATCCAGAACCCCCCTCCCCAATAATGTGAATTAGCCTTTTCTGTTGCATAAAGGTACTATTCCAAAATGCAGTTTTTGATTTCTGCTGGtaaatcctttctctttctccccctccaccccgTTCACCTTCCTGattccctctttccccttttctctccgTACGCCCTGGAGTCCAAAACAGGCTCTTGCTGTCTTTCAAATCACACCGAGGAATCAAAGCAGAATCAAAGTTGATGACAGATGATGGTTCACTAAGCCTGGAATGTTTCAAATTAGACATaacgaatatatatatttttagagtGTCCGCAGTCTGCACTTTTTATTTAAACTACTGTAATGGAGTTCCCCCCTTTTATGAATTATAACATTAACTAAATAATAAAGTTAATTTGGAATGAGAAGACCGTTGTGGTTTGTACCGATCTTTTCGGGTAagatgatgaaagaaagaaaggaaaaacgaTTGTGAGATTTCCCGAGCAGTTTCCAAATTCCCTAACATTTCAGTTcaagaaaaagaattttttttataaaaaaaaaggggggggggtgtaggTTTGTGTTTACTTGCCAGATTCCAtgaatagatagtcctcaacttacaaccacttgtttagtgactgtttgaagttacaacggcattggaaaagtgacttataaccatttttcacactttttcaaCCATGGCAGaattccccgtggtcatgtggtcagattTCGGACGCTTGTCAACtagttcgtatttatgatggttgcagtgtcccagtgtcatgcaatcaccttttgtgactttctgacaagcaaagtcaatgccagtttcacttaacaaccctgttattaacaactgcagtgattcgcttaacaactgtggtaacaaaggttgtaaaatggggctaaactTACTTAACCACTTTCTGGCTGAGCTGTATATAAATTTTGCACTTAATTGTGCAAAGGACATCCTGCATTTAAGAGCTAGAATcactttttcctcctccccttcttcaagtAAGGAATTAGTTCTCTCTGCAGGCTCTCGCACGTTGGATTCAGAAATTGCCTCTCAATTCCCTGAGGTTTTccaatggatttatttattttctaatctCTTTAACTTGAGAGATGCTAATCAGGACATAGGGATGCATAAGGAACCAGTCTAGAGGAAGTCATCCCAGGGAGGGTGACACCagtgtggtattcagccggtagtGACGACTTGCAGGTGGGTCTACCTACCCACCCtggtgctatgctgtcctattcagCCACACTTTCTAAGCCACATGCATGCAAGCCGTGCGAGCCAAGCCGGGTGCATGTGCGAAAggtgtgcgctcacattttcagtgcgtggcgaaccggtggtaaaattaagtGAAGTCCATCTCTGGTTACAACTTTCCTTCTTCAGATTCTGATTGATAGATGTTTTCCCACCTGCTGTCTGGTGAGGCAGGATGCTATATAATGAAACCTTGTTTAGAAGTCTACAAAAGCTTACTCTTCAATCAGAACCAgataaggtgggtttcagcagttctgaccagttctagagaaccgatagtgggaattttgagtagtttggagaaccggtagtaaaaattctgactggccccacccccatcctttctctgcctcccaagtcacagctgattgggaggaaatggggattttgcaggaactttcccctagattggggagggaattggggagattttacagtatccttcccctggagtggggtgggaatggagattttacattatccttcacctgccatgcccaccaagccacacccacagaactagtagtaaaaaattttgaaacccaccactgatcagaacCCACCATTCAACCGAGACACCATTCAAGGGGAATTTACATTTCATGCCATCTGGCTCGGGTGGAGAAGTTTTCTGAGATGCGTTCATATTACAATCCTCTGATTTGTGGCTAACAGCTTGGTTTGTCTAACCTGTGAAATCAAACCCTGGCttgtacaatagcaatagcacttagatgtattgtcggacctggaagccatcttttgccttgGAGCTTCaggccacatttactactgtgggaaactgggaggggggattatatGGAGCAAGGgagatatatagccataataacgttcctttctcagggagtcaaggacaacttgccctGCATATAGAGagatgtgactgggaggcatctcccatTGGGATGGTGCttagattggaccatgtgatggacatgtgggtgttgggcagggacttggactttccttggactgcacgaatcaagaagagggccgtgaaaatatttgcagatccttcgcatcctggacataaactgtttcaactcctaccctcaaaacgacgctatagagcactgcacaccagaacaactagacacaagaacagttttttcccgaaggccatcgctctgctaaacaaataattccctcaacactgtcaaactatttactaaatctgcactactattaatcttctcatagttcccatcaccaatctctttccacttatgactgtatgactgtaactttgttgctggcaatccttatgatttatattgatatattgaccatcaattgtgttgtaaatgttgtaccttgatgaaagtatcttttcttttatgtacactgagagcatatgcaccaagacaaattccttgtgtgtccaatcacacttggccaataaattctattctattctattctattctttgggtagggaaaacctggaagctttcagattcgggttttcccagatgtaccaatatgacatctttaataaaatggaactttgagaaaactcAAGCCTCCTGAGTTTTCTTTTATTGGGATGTTACTTGGAGCCCTGACATCTATACTTTAtatgtagtgctttacagctaggtcctcattttagccaccttggaaggatggaaggctgagtcagccttgagcccgtCAGGATGGAACTACTGGCAGAacaagcctgcaatactgcattttaaccactgtgccaccacggttctTATAAACCATAATGGTTGCAGTTTCAAAGCTAAATGAGACTTACAACAGCTTAATATGGTCAGCTGAGCTCCAGAAAACCTCACCCGTCAGATTTTTCCCTGTTCTTCCCCTTTCTGAGAGCATGAACCCCATTAAATTGTCCCCTGGAATGATGAAACTTGCAAACTGAGCTCGAAGAAGCTTTCCTTGATGTAATGTTGGTTTATTAAATCAACAGATATGGCCATTCACTGATATGTGACTTCAGAGCAGCATTCACAAATGAAAGCAATACATAATATTAAAAACagaagccaaaaaacaaaacaacccccccccccatgtctgAGAAACTTCATCTAATACAAAATGGTCAAGACACAAAACTTAACCTAAATCCTGGGAGAAAAGTCTATGGGAAAGGCAGATAGATCTTTCAGATAGAGTTGGGGCTATATCATATGAATCTGGAGAATGCTGTTTCATAGGGCAGGCAAGCAACAGAAAAAACAGTCTCCTGTGTCCTGCCAGGTCTAAATGCTCAAATGACAAGTCCCCAATTTTATTGGAAAGGCAGAAATCATTGGAAACAAGCAGTTCCTCCAACAACCAGGTcttgtgcagtggtgaaatccaattttttttgctaccagttctatgggcatggcctggtgggcgtggtgtggtttggtgggtctagcttggtgggcgtggcagaggaaggatacttcaaaatccccattccctccccagtccaggggaagaatacttcaaaatccccattccctccccagtccaggggaaggatacttcaaaatcccgattcccactccaggggaaagataccgcaaaatctccattccctcccaactccaggggaaggatactgcaaaatccccattccctccccactccagggaaggatattgcagaatatccattcccatcccactctggggccagccagagatggtatttgccggttctcccaattgctcaaaatttccgctactagttcgctggaacctgtcagaacctgctggatttcacccctggtcttgtgCATTGGAGGACTTTAtaggtctgtgatggtgaacctatggcacatgtgccggaaatgggacacagagccatctctcggcATGCCAGtcatcgcccattgctcttccaggttctgatccgaacatgcgtgctggccagttggtctttgcacgtgcatgcatgccagaaaccggaaggccATGTGAACGCATGTagaagctcttccagtttccttaGCTCCCACGTGTGCATGCAGGGGAgctactcttccagtttctggtgctcctgtgCACGTGCGCACAATCCAGTTTCGGTActaagtgccaaaaaggtttgccaacagtgttataggtcaggggtcttcaatcttggcaattttaagacttgtgaacttcaactcccagaattcctcagccagcaaagctgggagttggagtccgcaagtcttaaaattgccacggttggagacccgttATAGATCATAACCAGCAATTTAGGAGTACACCCCGAAATCTCTTGATAACCTACACACAAAGGTGCCCATAACCTCTTACATTGCTGAATTCTggaccagctgtagcttctgagTCATTTTCATGGTCAGCCTTAAAATGTGAGTCCCATATAGAGTGCATTGAAGCAATCCACACAAAAAATGACTGACTTCACAGTCATAGCTTCACAGTCCAGATAAGGGTGCAATTAGCACACAAAACAGATTTGCGCAAAATTCTGCAAAGATCTTCTGAGGTGTttgcattccccactatcctgtcagagctgaagaagcttcttggtgaaaagcgaaacatcttcaaagaaaacaaacaaactccagttgcctcctgaaaaagcacctttggggcaaccatgacctggatgactgagaatctctatagacttttaagctatacagtccggcttccggtccggatatagcacggagacagctttggtcgcgttggtggatgacctctggaggaccagggataggggttattcctctgccctggtcctgttagatctctcagtggcttttgataccatcgaccatggtatcctgctgcaccggttggagagtttgggagtgggaagcaccgtttatcggtggttctcctcctatctctctgaccggtcgcagacagtgttgac
Above is a window of Ahaetulla prasina isolate Xishuangbanna chromosome 4, ASM2864084v1, whole genome shotgun sequence DNA encoding:
- the PNP gene encoding purine nucleoside phosphorylase, with product MANQREERYTYEDCKRTADWLLSKTKHRPRVAIICGSGLGGLADLLKDQVVFDYAKIPNFPQSTVVGHAGRLVFGNLSETPTVVMQGRFHMYEGYPLWKVTFPVRIFHLLGVETLIVTNAAGGLNPAFKVGDIMVIQDHINMPGFSGQNPLMGPNDERFGVRFPAMSDAYNEDLRKLAITVASEIGCSGCMKEGVYCALGGPNYETIAECRFLQRLGVDAVGMSTVPEVIVARHCGLRVFGFSLITNKAILDYDTKEKANHEEVLEASRQSARTLEKLVSMMVQRIEPNNNLA